A segment of the Homoserinimonas aerilata genome:
CTCGCCGCTGGCATCAACGACCCGGTGAAGGTCACCCGTTCGGCGCTGCTCAACGCTGCGTCGATCGCCGGCCTGTTCCTCACCACCGAGGTCGTCGTCGCCGACAAGCCCGAGAAGAACCCGGCTCCGGCCGGCGACCCCTCGGGTGGCATGGACTTCTGATCCGCGGCAGACGCGCCAGCGTCTGACCGGATCAGGGTTGAGTGATCGGCCCTTCCGGCCGATCGTCTCGAAACCTGGTTCACCGCACAGGGCGGCTCCTTCGGGAGCCGCCCTTCTGCGTTTCCGCGAGCGGGACCTCAGGCGCGGCCTGCGGGGCAGGTCAGCGCGCGAAGAGGCTCGCGTTGGCCTGCTCGGCTTCGGCGTACTGCTGGCCGGCGCGGCCGAGGGCCTGCCCGATGCCGGTGATGCTCTCGTCGACGCGCTGCTGGGTTGCGCGCCAGTCGTTCACGACCGACTGGAAGGCCGCGGCGGCGGGCCCCGACCACGACCCCTGCAGGTTGAGCAGCTGGCCGAGCATCCCGTTCACCTCCGCCTGGATGCGGCCGGCTGAGGCGCGCACGGCGCCCTCTGCGGCGATGACGGCTTCGCTGTCGACGCGG
Coding sequences within it:
- a CDS encoding WXG100 family type VII secretion target; the protein is MTQYRVDSEAVIAAEGAVRASAGRIQAEVNGMLGQLLNLQGSWSGPAAAAFQSVVNDWRATQQRVDESITGIGQALGRAGQQYAEAEQANASLFAR